The Mycolicibacterium cosmeticum sequence CCCCGCTGGGTCACCCCGCGCTGGGACCGCGAGCGGCACTTCTCGCATCCGCCGTCGCCGCAGGACTACCGCGACGCCTGGGACAAGTACCCCGATGCCGCCGGGGCGCTGGTGGTCAGCCCCAGCCCGTACGGCACCTGCGCCGACATCGCCGGGATCGCGCAGGTGTGCCATGAGCGGGGTAAGCCGCTGATCGTCGACGGGGCGTGGGGCGCGCACCTGCCGTTCCACGAGGACCTGCCGACCTGGGCCATGGACGCCGGCGCGGACGTGTGCGTGGTCAGCGTGCACAAGATGGGAGCCGGATTCGAGCAAGGGTCGGTGTTCCATCTGCAGGGTGATCTGATCGACCAGGATCGGTTGTCGGCCTGCGCCGATCTGCTGATGACCACCAGTCCCAATGTGCTCGTCTACTCGGCGATCGACGGCTGGCGCCGCCAGATGGTCGAATCCGGACACCAATTGCTCTCCGCCGCACTGGATCTGGCGGCACAACTGCGGGACGAGCTGGAACAGATTCCCGATGTCGAGGTGCTCGACGACGAACTGCTGGGCGTCGAGGCGTCCCACGACATCGACCGCATGCAGGTGCTGCTGGATGTCGCCGGCACGGGCACCTCCGGATATCAGGCCGCCGACTGGCTGCGTGAGCAGGAACGCATCGACATGGGGATGAGCGACCACCGGCGGATCCTGGCCACGCTCTCGTTCGCCGACGACACCGACACCACCAAGCGTCTGGTGGATGCGCTGTGGTCCTGGCGCAGTGCGGCCGAGCGGTTCGACCGCCCACCGGCCATCCGGCTTCCGGCACCCGAGGAGATCCAGCTGGAAACCGCGATGCTGCCGCGGGATGCGTTCTTCGGGGCCGTCGAACAGGTGCCCGCCACCGAGGCGGTGGGACGGATTGCGGCCGAACAGATCACGCCCTACCCACCGGGCATCCCGGCCGTGGTGCCGGGGGAGCGGCTCAACGAGGCGGTGATCGACTACCTGCGCTCGGGGGTGACCGCCGGGATGAACGTGCCGGACCCGGCCGATCCCAGCCTGCAGACCATCCGCGTCGTCGCGGAGTGATTTGTGGAGCCGCACCCGTAATGGTTACGGGTGCGGCTCCATGAATCGCCAGGAGCTAGGCCGACCGGTCGATGAGGTAGTCGGAACCGCCGACGTAGACGATGCCCGGGTGGTACGGCGAGCGGGTCGCACCGGCGATGGCCGCGGCGAACTCATCGATCGTCGGCAGCGGGGCGTGGGCGCGACGGGCATCGACCGCGCCGGGGTCGCGGCGCTGCAGCAACCGGATGATGATGGTCCCGTCGATCATGTCCCCGGACACCACCGTGAAATGGATTCCGCGCCGGTCGAACTCGTGCTTCATACCGTGCAGGGCGGTCTCGCCGGCCCGCTTGCTCAGTGCGATCGGGGCGTAGCCCTTCGGGACGGCCTTGTGCGGGTAGAAGTGCGCCTGGTGGCTGGTGACAAAGACGATCCGGGCGCCGGGCGGCATGAGCGGCAACGCCAACTCGACGAGCCGGCGCTGCGCGTCGCGGTTCAGCCGCATCGCATAACCGGCGTCCGCGCCCTGTTCCAGGCCGCCCGAGGCGTTGAGGACCAGCACGTCGAGGCGCCCGAAGCGCCGCCCGATATCGGCGATCATGGCGGCGGCCGACGCCTCGTCGGAGATGTCGGCGGCGACGGTCGACGCATGCCCGCCCAGGTCGCGGATGCTGTCGGCGACCGTCTCGGCCCGCTTGGCCTTCTCCCGGTAGTTGACGATCACGTGGGTGTCGGGCTCGGCGAGTTGCCGGGCAACCTCGGCGCCGATGCCGCGAGACGCACCGGTGACCAAGACGATCTGGTTGGCGGTCCGGGTGTCGTGCATGTCGGTTCCTTCCGCTGGTCACGGCGGAGATCGCTCCGCCGCGCTGGCCCTACCCGGGATCACGGTACACCGAATTTAAGAAAAATAAGAGATGCCTAAGGTAACGGTAAGGTGGAGTGTCGATCGCTTTCCGCGTGATGACGCAGGTGTGAACCACTACGGTGTGCCTGACAGCGGGCCGACGGGGCCGGCCGTGAACACGTGAGGAGAGGCCTTGTCCGACGAAGCGGGTGCCCGGATGGTGGCCCCGGTGTTGCCGGGCGGCGGTGTGCTGCCGTTCGCGCCCGTCCCGTCGGCCAGCATCGCCGGCCGCACCTTGGCGGAGTCGACGTACGCGCAGCGTGAGGTACCGCGCCGGCTGCATCCGGATACGCCGAACATCGTCATCGTGCTCATCGACGACGCGGGTCCAGGCCTGCCGTCCACCTTCGGTGGCGAGGTCACCACGGCGACGCTCGACCGCATCTGCGGCGAGGGCGTGTCCTACAACAGGTTCCACACCACCGCGATGTGCTCGCCGACGCGGGCGTCGCTGCTGACCGGCCGCAATCACCACGAGATCGGCAACGGCCAGATCGCCGAGCTGGCCAACGACTGGGACGGCTACGCAGGCAAGATCCCCCGGTCCAGTGCCACCGTCGCCGAAGTGCTCAAACAGTACGGCTACGCGACGTCGGCGTTCGGCAAGTGGCACAACACCCCGGCCGAGGAGACCACGGCCGCCGGTCCCTTCGAAAACTGGCCCACCGGACTGGGATTCGAGTACTTCTACGGTTTCCTCGCCGGTGAGGCATCACAGTACGAGCCACACCTGGTGCGCAACACCACCGTCGTCGCACCCCCGCGCACTCCGGAGCAGGGCTACCACCTGTCCGAGGATCTGGCCGACGATGCGATCGGTTGGCTGCGCAGGCACAAGGCCTTCAACGCAGACAAGCCGTTTTTCATGTACTGGGCCAGCGGTTGCCTGCACGGCCCGCACCACATCATGAAGGAATGGGCCGACAAGTACGCCGGGAAGTTCGACGACGGGTGGGATGCCTACCGGGAGCGGGTGTTCGAACGCGCCAAGGCCAACGGCTGGATCCCGCAGGACTGTGAGCTCACCGAGCGGGACGAGACGCTGGCGGCGTGGGACGACATCCCCGACGACGAGAAGCCGTTCCAGCGGCGGCTGATGGAGGTCGCCGCCGGGTACGCCGAACACGTCGACGTCCAGGTGGGCCGCATCGCCGACGAACTGGACGCGCTCGGATACGGGGACAACACCCTGTTCTTCTACATCTGGGGTGACAACGGATCCTCGGGTGAAGGCCAGAACGGCACCATCGCGGAGTTGTTGGCGCAGAACGGGATCCCGACCACGGTACGCCAGCACATCGATGCCCTCGACGAGCTCGGCGGCCTGGACGTGCTCGGCTCGCCGCTGGTGGACAACCAGTACCACGCCGGATGGGCCTGGGCGGGCAGCACCCCGTACAAGGGCATGAAGTTGCTGGCCTCACACCTGGGCGGGACGCGTAACCCCCTGGCCGTGCGCTGGCCGGCGAAGATCGCTGCCGACCCGGTGCCCCGCGAGGTGTTCCTGCACTGCACCGATATCGTCCCGACCATCTACGAGGTGGTGGGGATCGCCGCTCCGCGCACGGTGTACGGGGAACAGCAGATGCCATTGGCGGGAGCAAGTTTCGCGCGCACGTTTGCCGACCGCGCCGCGGCGGGTGGCAAGAAGACGCAGTACTTCGAGATCATGGGCAGCCGTGCCATCTACCACGACGGGTGGCTGGCCTGCGCCCGCGGTCCTCGGCTGCCGTGGGTTCCCGGGCAGCCCGCCGGGATCGCCACGTGGACCCCGGACAACGACCGGTGGGAGCTGTATCACCTGGACGAGGATTGGTCACAGGCCCACGACCTCGCGGATGCGATGCCGGACAAGCTGACCCAGATGCGGGAGATGTTCGCCATCGAGGCGGCCCGCAACGCGGTGCTGCCCATCGGCGGTGGGCTGTGGGTGCCGGTGTATCACCCCGAACTGCGGATCGCCCCGCCGTATCGGGAGTGGGAGTTCGCCGGGGACATGGTGCGGATGCCCGAGTTCTGTGCCCCCGCACTGGGCAACAAGAACAACACCGTCACCATCGACGCCGAGTTGCCCACTTCGGCCAACGGCGTGCTGTACGCACTGGGTGCCGGCGCCGGCGGCCTGACCTGCTATCTGGACGACGGCTACCTGTGCTACGAGTACAACCTGTTCATCTTGTCGCGCACCAAGATCCGCTCCGCCGCCGCCCTGCCGGCCGGCCCGGCCACCATCACGGTGACCACCCGGTACGCCGAAGTTCGGCCGGCCGGACCGCTGGACGTCACCATCGACGTCAACGGTGCCACCGTGGCCTCCGGGCAGGTTCCGGTGAGCGCGCCACTGCTGTTCACCGCCAACGACTGCCTCGACATCGGCACCTGCCTCGGCTCGCCGGTATCGCTGGATTACCGCGAGCGGGCACCCTTCCCCTTCGAGGGCCGGATCCACCGCGTGCACGTCGCCTATACGTGAGGACGTGCGGGCTCAGCCGCTGCCGTAGACGCGGGTCGGGTCGATGAGCACCGCAGTGCGGCCCTGCTCGCGCATCACCGCGTCGTAGGTGTCCCAATCGTCGTGCGTGCCGCCGGCCGCGGTGAAGATGTCGCGCAGCAGCACCCGCAACCGGTCGGGATCGGTCAGCCAGGGCCGCGGGTCGGCGGGGCCCGCCAGCTCGGCGCGACCTTCGACGGTGGCCCAGCGCCAGCCCGACCGGAAGGTCACCGAGATCTGCGGGCGCAGACGGAGATTGGCCAGCTTCACCGGTCCGTAGGTGACGAATGCCAGCACCGGTTCCGCCGTCGCGGGGTGCGCCAGCACGCCGGCGTTGATCAACGAGGACTGGATGGTGGCATCGGCACGCACCGTCGACACCACCGCCAGCCCCTGGTCGGCGGCCGCCAACGCGGCGGCCTCGGAGAGTGTGGGCATGGGACTCCTTCGGATCACCTCGCTGGTGAGGTCATTCTGGGGCCGCGCCGGGACCGGCGACCACATTCGACGGGATACCGCCCGCGGCGTGGCGCTCGATCTGGGTGCGGGCGACGAGCCACGCCCGTTCCTCGGCGCCCTCGGTGCTCCCGGCGACGTGCGGGGTGATCAACAGGCCGGGCGCCGACCACAAGGGATGTCCCGGCGGCAACGGCTCGGGATCGGTCACGTCGAGCGCCGCCCGCAACCGCCCGCTGGTCAGCTCGGCCAGCAGGGCGTCGGTGTGGATCGCGCCGCCGCGGCCGGCGTTCACCACCACCGCGCCGTCCGGAAGCTGCGCGAGCACCGCACCGTCCACCAGGCGGTAGGTCGATGCATCGGCGGGCAGCATCGCCACCAGGACATCGGCGCGGGGCAGCAGGTCGGCGAGATCGTCGAGTGCGCGCACGCCGGCGCGGGGCCGACGGCCGACCAGGGTCACCTCCGTTTCGAACGGGGCCAACCGCGCCGCGAGATTGACCGCCAGATCGCCCGCACCCAGGATGACGACCCGCTTCCCGATCAGTGTCTCGGTCGAGCGATGCTCCCACACTCCCGCCGCCTGCTGGTCGCCGAACGACCGCAGGTCCCGGAAGATGTTCAGCAGCGCCGCGACGACCCATTCCGCCGACGAACCGCCGTGCGCACCACGGCCGTTGGACAGGGCAACTCCCGGCGGGATCCACGGCAGCCACTGTTCATATCCGGCGTTGAGGGTCTGCACCAGACGCAGCCGGGGTAGTTCGGCGAGGTGGGCGCCGACGGCCGCTGCGTTGTCGAAGCCGACCACGACCACCTCGGCGTCGTGCCCGTCGGCCGGCCACACGGCGCCCGGCTCATAGCGGATGGCCGCCAACGCCGGCGATTCGCCGAGCACCTTGACCCCGAGGTCGTCGGGAACCAGCACCTTCACGGGGCTCACCAGCGTCCCCGGTGTACGACCTCGTCGAAGGGCCGGCGATCCGGTGTGGCGATCGGCCGCAGCGGGCGATCGGCCGGGTACCCGATGCCGAGCAGGTAGGACACCACGTGGTTCTCCGGCACACCCAGGATCGCCCTGGCCTTCTCCTGGTCACCGACGGAGGAATGCCCGGTCCCGATACCGAGGTCGGTCGCCGCCAGCGTCATCGCCAGCGTCGCCTGACCGAGGTCGTACTGATCGATGAGTTTGGTGCGCTCGTCCGGTGGCTCGGGCACCACCAGCGCGATGGCGGCGGCGGCCGACGCGATATGACCTGCACCTCGCCACACCGTCGAGAGTTCGGTCAGCTGCTGCCGGTCGGTCACAATGACGAAATCCCAGTGCTGCTGATTGCGCGCCGACGGCGCCCGCCAGGCGGCCTCGGCAATGCGCTCGAGGTCTCGCTGCGGCACCGGTTCCGGGCGGTACGTGCGCACGTTACGCCGGGCCCGGATGGCATCCCACGTTTCCACTTGGTCTCCGTTCGTCGACTCTCCTGCAAAACCGCCGTCTGGCGCGCGGTATTTCGGTGGGCACCTACGATTTGGCTGTGACCATCCTCGAGGTGCTGCACACCCACCCCTTGGCCGAGGAGATCCTCGAGTCCCACCGGTACCGCGCGCACGGTGACGACGAGGGGTTCGATGCTTACAAGGCGCATGTGTACCGCGTGCTGAACTTCGCCCGAGCGTTGGCCGGGGATGTCCCCGACCGCGACGACAAGCTGGCGATCGCCGCGGCGTTTCACGACCTGGCCGCTTTCGACTCCCTCGATTACCTGGCGCCCTCGATCGTGGCGCAGGACGCCTGGCTGCAGCGCACCGGACGGACCCAGTGGTCCGACGAGTTGGCGCTCATGGTGGCCGAGCACCACCGGTTCACCCGGTACGCCGCGCCGCGCCCGCACCCCGAACTGGTCGAGGCGATGCGCCGGGCCGACCTGGTCGACGTCAGCCAGGGGCTCATCCGATTCGGTCTGCCCGGCGCCTTCGTCAAGGAGGTGCGCGGCAGTTTCGACGCCGGCGTGTTCTTCAGACGGGTCATCCCGGCCGGTGCCGTGCGCACCGTGCGCACATTGCAGCCGCTGGGGTTCCTGCGGCCCGGTGACGCGCTGGCCCGCTCCGGGCATCGCGGTGCCGATCGCTGACCGCGCGGTCACGCCGCCCGCTGCTCCAGGCGCCGCACCCGCGGCAGGACGTGCTCGGCGAACCGGCGCATCTCGGACTCGAACGGCTGGAACTGCAGCATGAACAATTCGATCCCGAGACTGCCGAACCGCACGATGCGTTCGGCCACGGTGTCATAGCTGCCGACCAGCCCGGCGGCGGTACCGCCGTTGGTTCCGACGTGCGGATGCCTGGCGAAGGTCTTGAACATCTCGGCCTGCGGGTCGGCGTTGGACAGCACCGAATGCGTCTCGGCGGTGTCACGCCCGGCCAGTTCGAA is a genomic window containing:
- a CDS encoding 2-hydroxyacid dehydrogenase yields the protein MSPVKVLVPDDLGVKVLGESPALAAIRYEPGAVWPADGHDAEVVVVGFDNAAAVGAHLAELPRLRLVQTLNAGYEQWLPWIPPGVALSNGRGAHGGSSAEWVVAALLNIFRDLRSFGDQQAAGVWEHRSTETLIGKRVVILGAGDLAVNLAARLAPFETEVTLVGRRPRAGVRALDDLADLLPRADVLVAMLPADASTYRLVDGAVLAQLPDGAVVVNAGRGGAIHTDALLAELTSGRLRAALDVTDPEPLPPGHPLWSAPGLLITPHVAGSTEGAEERAWLVARTQIERHAAGGIPSNVVAGPGAAPE
- a CDS encoding arylsulfatase — protein: MVAPVLPGGGVLPFAPVPSASIAGRTLAESTYAQREVPRRLHPDTPNIVIVLIDDAGPGLPSTFGGEVTTATLDRICGEGVSYNRFHTTAMCSPTRASLLTGRNHHEIGNGQIAELANDWDGYAGKIPRSSATVAEVLKQYGYATSAFGKWHNTPAEETTAAGPFENWPTGLGFEYFYGFLAGEASQYEPHLVRNTTVVAPPRTPEQGYHLSEDLADDAIGWLRRHKAFNADKPFFMYWASGCLHGPHHIMKEWADKYAGKFDDGWDAYRERVFERAKANGWIPQDCELTERDETLAAWDDIPDDEKPFQRRLMEVAAGYAEHVDVQVGRIADELDALGYGDNTLFFYIWGDNGSSGEGQNGTIAELLAQNGIPTTVRQHIDALDELGGLDVLGSPLVDNQYHAGWAWAGSTPYKGMKLLASHLGGTRNPLAVRWPAKIAADPVPREVFLHCTDIVPTIYEVVGIAAPRTVYGEQQMPLAGASFARTFADRAAAGGKKTQYFEIMGSRAIYHDGWLACARGPRLPWVPGQPAGIATWTPDNDRWELYHLDEDWSQAHDLADAMPDKLTQMREMFAIEAARNAVLPIGGGLWVPVYHPELRIAPPYREWEFAGDMVRMPEFCAPALGNKNNTVTIDAELPTSANGVLYALGAGAGGLTCYLDDGYLCYEYNLFILSRTKIRSAAALPAGPATITVTTRYAEVRPAGPLDVTIDVNGATVASGQVPVSAPLLFTANDCLDIGTCLGSPVSLDYRERAPFPFEGRIHRVHVAYT
- a CDS encoding TIGR03618 family F420-dependent PPOX class oxidoreductase, with the protein product MPTLSEAAALAAADQGLAVVSTVRADATIQSSLINAGVLAHPATAEPVLAFVTYGPVKLANLRLRPQISVTFRSGWRWATVEGRAELAGPADPRPWLTDPDRLRVLLRDIFTAAGGTHDDWDTYDAVMREQGRTAVLIDPTRVYGSG
- a CDS encoding SDR family oxidoreductase codes for the protein MHDTRTANQIVLVTGASRGIGAEVARQLAEPDTHVIVNYREKAKRAETVADSIRDLGGHASTVAADISDEASAAAMIADIGRRFGRLDVLVLNASGGLEQGADAGYAMRLNRDAQRRLVELALPLMPPGARIVFVTSHQAHFYPHKAVPKGYAPIALSKRAGETALHGMKHEFDRRGIHFTVVSGDMIDGTIIIRLLQRRDPGAVDARRAHAPLPTIDEFAAAIAGATRSPYHPGIVYVGGSDYLIDRSA
- a CDS encoding HD domain-containing protein, translated to MTILEVLHTHPLAEEILESHRYRAHGDDEGFDAYKAHVYRVLNFARALAGDVPDRDDKLAIAAAFHDLAAFDSLDYLAPSIVAQDAWLQRTGRTQWSDELALMVAEHHRFTRYAAPRPHPELVEAMRRADLVDVSQGLIRFGLPGAFVKEVRGSFDAGVFFRRVIPAGAVRTVRTLQPLGFLRPGDALARSGHRGADR
- a CDS encoding nitroreductase family protein encodes the protein METWDAIRARRNVRTYRPEPVPQRDLERIAEAAWRAPSARNQQHWDFVIVTDRQQLTELSTVWRGAGHIASAAAAIALVVPEPPDERTKLIDQYDLGQATLAMTLAATDLGIGTGHSSVGDQEKARAILGVPENHVVSYLLGIGYPADRPLRPIATPDRRPFDEVVHRGRW
- a CDS encoding aminotransferase class I/II-fold pyridoxal phosphate-dependent enzyme, which codes for MNQSEAPLLEALAQYHNLNRYGFTPPGHRQGRGVDPRVLAVLGREPFRDDVLASGGLDDRRTSGRFLKRAEDLMAAAVGADVAWFSTCGSSLSVKAAMMAVAGGDGGGLLVSRDSHKSIVAGLIFSGVQPRWVTPRWDRERHFSHPPSPQDYRDAWDKYPDAAGALVVSPSPYGTCADIAGIAQVCHERGKPLIVDGAWGAHLPFHEDLPTWAMDAGADVCVVSVHKMGAGFEQGSVFHLQGDLIDQDRLSACADLLMTTSPNVLVYSAIDGWRRQMVESGHQLLSAALDLAAQLRDELEQIPDVEVLDDELLGVEASHDIDRMQVLLDVAGTGTSGYQAADWLREQERIDMGMSDHRRILATLSFADDTDTTKRLVDALWSWRSAAERFDRPPAIRLPAPEEIQLETAMLPRDAFFGAVEQVPATEAVGRIAAEQITPYPPGIPAVVPGERLNEAVIDYLRSGVTAGMNVPDPADPSLQTIRVVAE